CATTTTCCAGGCAACCAAATGTGCAGTGTTCAGTGCTGCATTGTAAGGCtgtcctttttttaaaaaaaaaagggaaacaGTTGAGTGTAAAATCTAATGCACTGTAGCAGTGCTTGCTGCACTTGTCAGAGGTTACTCCAAAGACCGGTCAATTGCAGTGCCAGAGCTCTTTATTAATTTGCAACTACTGGTACTTAATTGAGTAACTGACTGGATTCACATGGCCATGGGCAGGTACTGGAGTTATTAGAGTCCGGTGAGATTTCTCAAGATCAATGGCAGATGCCCGAGAAAGAGGAGCAAGACGAGTTGTGGGATTTCGACGATCTCGACGATTTCgatgaagacgacgacgacgacgactatGACAACTACGACGATGAATCTGATTCCCCCTCGATCTCCTCGTCGGCGTGCAGCATCCACCCCAATGATTAGCCCCAAAATATTTGCATCTGTCAGTAGATTAATCAAGCGGGTATGATCCTTGCGATTATATCAGTCTGTACATACACCGCCCCTAGAGAATAGTAGTCTGAAAAAAACAACCAAAAAAGAAGAAGATTCAGGCCCATGGTTTTCAGTTTTGGTGTCTCCATCCCAGCAGGAATCTTCCCCATAATAAGCCGCCTTAAACTCCAGGAGCCGATCTGATCCGCGTCTGACAGTGACTGATGCATGCTGGTTTCTGCCCAAATCAGCTGACAGTTTGGCATGCCGGGCAAGGCCGCGCCGCGTCCCCAACAAACCTGAAACTGTCGTTGGCTGGCGGCTTTCTGTGAGCGAGTTATGGATGATGCAGAGAGCCCCTGCGCTGCGGCAGGCAGCAGCAGTTTGGCCACGAGCtgggccccgtttagatcgcttccaaattccaaatttttacactctctccatcacatcaattttgggacacatgcatggagcagtaaatgtatgtaaaaaaaataactaattgcacagtttaattgtacatcacgagacgaatcttttaaacctagttagtccataattagataaaatttatcaaatacaaacgaaagtgttacagtagcaaaaagttccaactGTTATAAAAACTTGCAATCTAAACAAGACCCTGGCTAGCATCCACATGCTCGGCAGGCAGGTCAGGTGGGTTACGGCTCGGAACCTGTTGGTTAGCTTGCTCAAGTACAGTAGGGGCGGCCCCCGGCCCTACCCTACTGCTCCGCTGTCCAGGGGCGCGACCTGCCAGGCAGTGAGGTGATCAGTGAGCTAACCAGAGAATCGATCATTGAGCAAAACTCAGACAGGATCAAGCAAGCCGCTCTGTCAGCCAAGAGGCCATTTTCTTTTTTCAGTTGTGAGGCGTGTACTCATTCGCAGTGAGAAGATGGTCGACAGATAGCATGACTGAAGGCCAGATCGGTGAAACTTATCCTTTTAGGCTTTTATTTAGCAAAACTCAGACAGGATCAAGCAAACCGCTCTTTCAGCCAAGAGGCCATTTTCCTTTTTCAGTCGTGTGGCGTGTACTCATTCGCAGTGAGAAGATGGTAGCCAGATAGCACGGCTGAAACCGGCCAGATCGGTGAAACTTATCCTTTTATTTAGAAAATGTGTAACTGCTAGTCTACTATTAATGGTGTTCTCTAACCGTCAGTTTGTCCACTTCATCAGGTACAACGGATAAATGATCATTCATTCACTCAGTCACCAACCGCGGCTTACAGACAACATCTTACCAGCTATATCAGGCTATGGCGGCGCACTTCTGATCAAATCAAAGCCACCATGTACACAACAACAACACACATAATTCGACAGGTGATGTACATGTATACAAATACACCATACTGGGCCGGCACCTTAGGTCCacccaaaaagaaaaaaaatgctttCCTAGCTGCATCATGATCCCATTTCTTGCATGGACCTGTCTGCTGCCGCCCTGCTGCATGATGAGTCGCTGCTAACCTAGACCACTCATTCGTTGCCAGCAGCTCCGGCCGCCCAGATCTACAAGCAAAAACTTCTCCCACACTGTAGCACACTAACACGAGCCGAGGACCAGCACCAGCTCGAGCACTCGACCGATCGCGATCGGCCAAGCAGCGCACCAAGGACGAAAGCATACGCCGCGTGAAGGGCCATCGGCTACGTGCGAACTGCAGACGCTGCCATGCAAGCCACCTCCAATGAAGATGAACAGGAAAAAAGCTGCATCTGCCTGGGCACACGCGATGTACTGAGATGCGCAGACAACACATTTCGTCAGACCGAGGATTGAACTGAACAGCCGTCTCTCTGTAGTCTGTATGGTCCTGACTCTTCCAACACCCAACGTTGCCATGATGCAGAGGACGCGGTGCTCATTGGCCTGCGCTCTGGGGCTCCTTGGCCATGATCAACGCCGTAGCTAATGGTCCAAGCCTCCAAGGCACCAGTACTGTCAGTGTCCAATTATACCGTTGTTACCAGGACCAGCCTGTCTTAAACAGTTGGTAGTGATGAATCATACGTACTGATGTAGCACTGTGTAATGTGTACCATGCATGTATAATTGTACATGTACGGGGTGCATGGCTTCTTAACGTAGGTTACAGTCAAAGATCATCGTTTCACATGATCACATCTCACTTGCGATCAATTGAGCACATGGAAATTTGATGCAGAGTGCagtacactgatcataaaaaaATGGGGCAGTCGGGTACTGAACTTACTCGCCGCAAGGTCCTGAACATTATGAGCATGGCCAAAGCAGCCTTGCTCTCGCCCGTGAGCGTACGTACATGTAGTCGCAGCCACTGGCATGCTGGATCCAACAACATGCACAGTTGTTGATTGTGGCGGAATGGTCCAGAAAAACAGAGTTGCACAAGCAACTGCTGCATGCTAGGGGTTAGTTGAAGGACAGACAGTGGTGTATATGCACCGGGGCCTAAGCTGAATGGGACACTGCCATTGTACTGCTTGCCTGCTAGGCTACCTGCTAGCACAACAGATATTACTGCTGATGGATTCTCACTCTTTCTTGATAGGTTTGTTTATGTAATGGACTCTGACCTGTCtgctgggtcttcagaaattggCTCATGTCTTTGCTTGTtgttgtggtggtggtggtggtggttgtgggggggggggggggcgtggaAGGCAAGTGAAAAATCTTTGGATCCAATACGGCTTGCAACACGAATACACGATATGACTATTCTCCTGGTTGAAGAAGCTCATGTTTAGGAGGGGCAGACTTCAGATCAGTTCTCTGAACCCGCATGCATGGTGACGAAATGAACAATCAGAGGCATGGCAGCTCGTTCTGAGAAAAACAAAGCTCAGATTGGCCGGCCATGCCAAAGTCCAGAGCTATTAGAGTACTCTAATACTTGTAACAAGCACGGGCATGAAAGATTCCCGAGCGTTTTGTTCATGCACTTCCAGTCTTCAGATGTTTTTTTTCCCAAATAAACTAAAGCTTCCTGCTAAACAAAACATGCGATAACACCGAGTTCAGTGCAGCACAGCCTGCACTGCAGAACGACAAAACGCCATCGATAGACCATGCAACGCACCGTATCCAGTTTACTGATCCTGTCGGCGATCAGCAATTCAGCACGCGTGAAATGATTCTTCTTCGGATAAGACACCGCCAGTTTATTTGTTAACAGACCAGAGAGGGTACGTGCATTGTTCCTTACCATTGGGATTAGCTGTAACACATGGGCGCTCAACGCACACAGGGGGGCATGGACTGAGAACGCAAGCAGACTCAGTCATTGACGACCAATGATTAACATTTCTATGCTAATAACAGAGATGCAGCGATGGCTCAGGCTGAGCCTGAGGTTACCTTGGTCAAAAGGAATGTGTTGAGtcgttcattcaatcattccaATTTCCAATATTCCATCCCTACTTGACTTGGGTGTGTGAATATGTGATACGAGTTGCAGAAACACCACCACAACGAGGCAAGAtgcagtttttttttctttcgagCAATAGATGCAGTTATCACATCGGCCTCCGGCAGCGACGTCGGCGGCGACCTACCACGACGAACTTGGGCGGAGCTGTCCCGGAGCCGGTTGTCGCTGCGCATGCCGGCGGcgggcgacgacgacgacgtttGGGACGCCGGAGGCGGACGAGGGACAACAACTCGGTGCTCCGTCCGGCTCCTCCGACGATACGGCAGCTGCTCGGGCCGCTCGCGGTGAGCCGGCCAACGGCCCACGGCCGCTCATGCCCGACCGTTGGTACTTACCCTGTGGCATTGTGACACGCCAGCCAGTCGCGACACCACGGAGGACCCGATGCTGGAAGTGTTCGCAGCATCATTTTTGAGCCTGGTTGCAGCTCCGGCACCCGCCCGGCTCGAGGATGAGCCACCGGCGGAGGTGTCCTGCGTCTACACCTGCGGACTTCCTGGAAGGCAACAGACGTCGCCCCAGCACGCTGATTTGGTGATACAGATACCACCACTGCGCCCCGCTCCGAGGGCAGCGGACTCGCCTCAGATGTCGTCTCTGCATGGGCGCACACAGGCCAGTGCATCCACGGGGCACGAAGATGACTACCCACCTGGCTTCGGTCCGGTCGAGCCCACGGTGGCTGCTGACCCTCCCACTATGCTGCCGGTGGATGCCCACCAGACTGTGGACAACGACCCCTCCGCTAACCGTCGCCAACCGGTCTCGGGGTTCTAGGAGCGCAGACTCCGGCGCTTCATCGGTGAGGTCAAGCGCAAAATCAAAACGCCGCTTGTACCGAAGCCCCCCAGGAGGATGAAGGTAGTGGCGCCGGTATGTGAGGGTGAATTGCCTGCCCCAAGCCTTCCCAAGAGAAGCCGACGGATTGCCAATCAACCTTTGGCCAATATCGCATCATCCAAGAGAGCTGAGGTGTTGCTCATGCAGCGCTTTGATGGTGTGCCTGCGCAGGAAGGGTCCTCTGAGCCAGCCAAGAAGATGATTGCGGACTACTTTGATGGTAACCTTAGCGGCAAATACATGGAGGCAGCCAGGAAGCTCTTTCTGTCCTTGAGGAAGAATGGGACGTGGTTGCGTGCTGATAGGAGATGGTTGAGCAGTAGTAGTCTTTTGCTCCTCACTCTACCCCTTTTATGTTGTTTTATATTTTCTGTAAATCACAACCGCGTGCTCTAGTACGTTGCGAGAGTGCTAGCCGCTCTACGTCGTTGCAAGTCTTAATACAATAATGAAACACAACTCTCCTACGTTTTCGAGAAAAAAATAGATGCAGTTATTTTTTTAATAGAAAACTAATTCAGGACCGTTACTCTTAAATTTCTCTTGCCTTTTCACTCTATATGATGGTTAATTTAGCTTATTTTTATATTTATGAAATATTGTACTTTTTTGTGAAAAAAGAAACATTCCATATGTGACTGTGTCTCACAAAAGGAAAATTACGACTACATAGTTTGACAAAACCTTTGGAATCGGCCCACAAAGCCCAAAGAATCCTCTTTCCACACGACAGCACGCGCTTGCGGCTCGGCCCATATAACCCACAGGCACCTTCCTTCCTCATCGCATCGGCGCCGCAAGCCGGAACAAACCAGAGACCCCAAACCCAAACCCCTCTCTCATCTTCCCCTTCGccttcctcttcctccgccCGCCGCTTCCGATCCTAGGGTTTTGCCTGCCGCGACGCCGCACCGCAGCGAGATGGAGCCCACCTCGTCGGCGTCGATCGCGCGGCAGACGTGGGAGCTGGAGAACAACATCCCCGCGGCGGCCACCGACCCGGACGCCATGGACGCGATCTACCGCTACGACGAcgcggcgcaggcgcgggcGCAGCAGGAGAAGCCCTGGGCCAACGACCCGCACCACTTCCGCCGCGCCAAGATCTCCGCGCTCGCGCTCCTCAAGATGGTCGTCCACGCCCGCGCGGGGGGCACCATCGAAGTGATGGGGCTCATGCAGGGCAAGTGCGAGGGCGACTCCATCATCGTCATGGACGCCTTCGCGCTACCCGTCGAGGGCACTGAGACTAGGGTCAATGCCCAGGCCGATGCCTACGAGTACATGGTCGAGTACTCAACCATCAACAAGCAGGTGAGCCCTCCCCACTTCTTCTGCTACCCATAACTAGTTGGTTGATGCTCTCGATCTGTCCAAACTGTAATTTCGCTACCATTGTGCTAAGTGTCTGCTTGCGTCAAAATTTTACTTCTACTAGGGCAGTTTGGATTATCTGATCTTCTCGTTTAGATGAAATTAATTGGCCGTGACTTTCAGCACCTACCAATCTGTTACTTTTCTGCCTTACTTGCTGGCTCCATGTTATGCAATTTTCATACTTGTGTTTTTCCATTAACTGTTTGGGTGTGTAATGCTGCCCTTAAATTGGTTGGGAGAAACCCTTAATGCTGGCAACACGATGATAACTGAGTAACTGACTTATGTTTACTGAGTTGCTGACATATTTGGAACATTGACCATACTAGCTAGACCTATTAGGATTTCTTCTGATAAAGATATTGTGTATATGGTCATATGGAATCTATTGTGTGCCTGAAATTGAAATTGAGAGTTCTGAGTTCAGGTCCCTTTCACCGTATATGTTCAAAATTCATTATGTAGTTAATAAACATAGGAGAAAACAGGTCTGTCTAATTTGCCTTGTAAGTTTTTTTTCCCTGGATACATACCAACAAAAGGGATATGTTCAAGTGGCACGGTGTGGTTGTTTTTCTGAACAAAGCAACTGTTGTGAAACTAGAGTATGATACCATGCTGCCAAATACCGCATTTGATGGGCTCTGTAACACAAATTGTATTTTTCTGATGTACCTATCTTGGGTTTGGTTGTCTTGATGTGAGTGTGTGCATTTGTAATGTTTAGTAAAAGAGTCAAATAAAAGGCAGGTTATATAGGACTACCCACTATCATTTTTGCTGTTTCTGAGTACATGTTCAAACTTGCAGTGTAGTCCTTTTTTTTTATAGAAAAGGCAGGTTATATAGGACCGTCCACTATCGTTTTTGCTGTTTCTAGGTACATGTTCAAACTTGCAAAGTAGTCCCTTTTTTTGTTAAATCTCTAATTCTTTGTTTGCCCACACCACTGTAGTGCCAAATTTTATTTTGGTATTAACACATACTCTGTCATCCTCCaatttattttaaaactaaCATGCATTTGTTCTTTATTTACATAGGCTGGGAGACTGGAGAATGTAGTTGGCTGGTATCACTCACACCCTGGTTATGGATGCTGGCTGTCAGGCATTGACGTGTCAACTCAGATGCTTAATCAACAATTTACAGAGCCGTTCTTGGCTGTTGTGATAGACCCTACAAGGACTGTTTCTGCTGGTAAAGTGGAGATTGGGGCTTTTAGAACCTACCCAAAAGATTACAAGCCACCAGATGAGCCTGTGTCCGAGTATCAGACCATTCCACTCAACAAGATAGAAGATTTTGGGGTCCACTGCAAACAGGTAACTAGGTCGATTGTCCGTTCCTTTCTGTCACTTTGTTAAGCTCAGATGTGTGGTTTAGTCCTGTACTTCTGTTCTAATTGAATTTCTTGCAGTACTATTCTTTGGATATAACATATTTCAAGTCATCCCTGGACTCTCACCTCCTTGATCTGCTCTGGAACAAGTACTGGGTCAACACATTATCTTCGTCACCACTTCTGGGCAACAGGGATTATGTTGCTGGGCAGATCTTTGATTTAGGCAAGAAATTTCATCTGCGTTGATATCCAGTTTCTATATTGAAATTATTGCATTTTTTCTGTCTTGATAATGTTAAGTACCATTTTTCTTATGCAGCTGATAAACTGGAGCAAGCTGAAGGTCAGCTAGCACACAGTCGATTTGGCGGTATGCTTATGCCATCACAACGGAAGAAAGAGGTCTGTTTCTGCATGTGCTCTCTAAGCTATCTTGTGTATTCATGGCCAACACTTCTGTTTTTCCCTTGTGAAGTTTTAAAGGATGGTGCTGTTTAATCTTGCCTGTCTAATGCAATTTGTCACCCAATTTTTTCTCTAGTTTTCTGAAACTTTTACCAGACTATGTTACGAAATTAGGAAGTTCCTATCTAGTTGGTATGATATCACTGAGCAGTGTGCTTCCCCCTTATTTGTCATTTTCAATAACAAGTGGATCATACTGTGCTCCTGCAAGTTGTAATGAATGCCGGGTTACAGTTGAGACATTTGTCATTATCAAACAAGTATGCAGATACTCTCtctgtttttatttacatgtcgtattaggtttgccctaagtcaaacttgtccaactttgaccaaatttatagaaaagaaTAATAACATTTACAATACCAAATTTGTTTCATTGAATCCAAAATGAAATATATATTGATTGTGCATAGGTTGGGTAGTATagttgttgctatatttttctatagactTGGTCAAAGTTAACcaagtttgacttaggacaaacctattacgacatgtaaataaaaacggagggagtatgacTTACTATAACTGTTGTCATGTTTTAGAGGTTCACCTGAGAGTTAATGTGAGAAGTGGAAGAAGATGTAAACGGTTTGAATATGACAACCAGGAGATAATAAGCAGTAAAGTAAAATGGCATGGCTTTATGTCTGCTATAAAAAGTGACTCAGTGGGTAAACATATTAATGGAGAGAAGTCATGAAGTTCTAAATTTCTAATGATCAGGGCACCCTGGAATAGCTACTTCTATTGTACTTCGATTGCACATATATGCCAATATGTCTTGTGTTAGTGTGTCTTGCTCAATTACTTCACTGAGGTCTCTTGAGGTTTCTGGTACACAAAATTATGATGTAAATGTGAAATACTATCTGCGTAGGTGGTAGGATTTGAAATGTGTGACCATGTCTGATTACTTCTTTGTTTGGTTGCAATAGATGTTCAGATCCAGTATAATCTAAACAATCTTCTTACAGATAAATTGTTTTAATTTTCTTTTTGTAATGTATATCCTGTGCATTGTGATGTTTGCACACCTGCACACGTTATTCTATTTCCTATGGATTGTTGCCCCATCTTATGCGCTCCAACATAACTGGGTTAATATTTGTCTATGGCATCAAATGTTTCTGGCTATATAATATTGCATTAGCAGGATAGGCAATTAATTTGTTTTGTCAGAGATTTTGATACAGTCTCGTCTTATTTGTATTTTGGCCTGCGCTCTTTTCAGCAAGAGGAGTCTCCACTGGCCAAGGTAACTCGAGATAGCTCCAAAATCACAGCTGAACAGGTCCATGGTCTCATGTCACAGGTGATCCTTGATTTTTATCTCGACTCGTGTCATGGTTTAATCCTCCCATTGTGTTATCTTATCTCAGCCTAATATTTTGCCATACGATGCCTCCAGGTAATAAAAGACATCCTCTTCAACTCTGTGCACCCATCAAGCAAGGCAAGCACAAGTGTTCCGGATTCATCCGGGCCTGAGCCTATGGTTGAAGCCTAAGAGTTGCAAGAAAACGTGACACTGAAATCTGAGTTCTGATTGTGGGCATCGTAGCTGCCTGATTCCGACTGTGCAAACTAAATTACATTTTATCAAAACAGAATCATTATGTAATTATGACTTGCCTTCTGTATCTTGGGCTCTAAATGAGAGGGAGGTGTGATTTACTGGAGTAAAATTCACTTGGTAGGAGGATTGTTATGTTGATGCTCACTCTGGATCAATGAAACCTTTTGTGGAGTGTCAAAGTACTTTTATAATTGGCTAGCAGTTAGTTTAAGACCCGGATTTTTGAAGTTCATATCCCGACTAGTAGGAAGCTGAATGAGGAATCTTCAAGTGgcaattttatatttttttagttGGTTGACTTTGATAACAATTCCCTTGGAGGTTCGTTATCATCAACGACTTCAGTGCCGAGTTCATCTCTCATGGATATGGGAAGTAGTATCGTATCGTGCTGTTGCACCTGCGGGCTGAATTGTCTGTATGGTGTTGACTAAAACCCGTTGGCAGGCGTGGCTGTTTCATCTCATGGATATGGGAAGTAGTTAAGAGTGCCCGGTTCTAAGAGGGGCTCTAACCGTAAAAGGTAAAGCCCCGGCCCCAAAGTAAAGACCAGGTCGTAAGGAATAAAAAATTGATCCAAGGACGACGGGGGGCACAGCTCGTGCGGACGGCAGCCTGGCTGAGGCCGAGCGGACAGACGGAGAAGAGAGA
The sequence above is drawn from the Panicum hallii strain FIL2 chromosome 7, PHallii_v3.1, whole genome shotgun sequence genome and encodes:
- the LOC112901617 gene encoding COP9 signalosome complex subunit 5a-like — protein: MEPTSSASIARQTWELENNIPAAATDPDAMDAIYRYDDAAQARAQQEKPWANDPHHFRRAKISALALLKMVVHARAGGTIEVMGLMQGKCEGDSIIVMDAFALPVEGTETRVNAQADAYEYMVEYSTINKQAGRLENVVGWYHSHPGYGCWLSGIDVSTQMLNQQFTEPFLAVVIDPTRTVSAGKVEIGAFRTYPKDYKPPDEPVSEYQTIPLNKIEDFGVHCKQYYSLDITYFKSSLDSHLLDLLWNKYWVNTLSSSPLLGNRDYVAGQIFDLADKLEQAEGQLAHSRFGGMLMPSQRKKEQEESPLAKVTRDSSKITAEQVHGLMSQVIKDILFNSVHPSSKASTSVPDSSGPEPMVEA